Within Diospyros lotus cultivar Yz01 chromosome 15, ASM1463336v1, whole genome shotgun sequence, the genomic segment cacaccaaaataaactcttaaaagaacaaacttcaatggccaaaacttgactttcaagaagatgcaaaaacaagactgttttgctaaaaaaacccaaataggttgttgaaatttgattaagaaaaacttgattacaaactctaaatcctaggtatatttatagtgtttggctaatccaaatccatctaatatttggaaaacaaaattcaactagaattctaatagaaataaatcataaataaaagtcaactagaatcccaataaaaataaaaccctaatcaaacatgaagtagaatcctaaatcaagtagaaacatgaaatagaatcctaaatcaaatagaaatataaagtagaatcctaaatcaagtagaattctaaaacttaaaaagtattaaaataacattatggcactactattttggtgatactattcCGGTTTGGTTGgatcggccttgggccgagtcttgattggtgaccgcatcaaatCCCGAGTTATTGTGaagtaaaaaaaatgatgagaTTATGGAAGTAAATGTTCTTGCATTTATTACTAATGCACTGTTCGTTCTAGTTCCTTATGTTTGTCTACttataatttatgtaaaaaCAGTGtcaaaatgattaaataatttgaataaaactaGACTTCTAAGTTCTTATTaatgatagaaaaaataaaatgaaaaggaCTCAAATTTCGCATCTTGAATCAAATGAGCAGGCTAGAAATGCTAGAGATAAgggataaataaataaatgagctgAATAATAATGACATCTTCCTGGCAATATAAATCAAAGTAAATGCACCAAACATTCAAAAGAATAAATTGCAATAACCACCCCTGAGGTTCGCTTTAATTGCAAAAACTACCCCTCGCGTTTTGAAATAGCAGTGACCCCCACTGCCATTTAAAAATGAGATGAAATGACCAAGATACCCTtatcttctttctcctcctctctttctcactcATCTCTCCCAGActtaatgaaaatttaataaaaaaaaactaaaaaggaaaaaaaactgATGGTGGCCAGCAATGGTGTCTGGTTGACAACCACTGCCATGGCTAGTTTCCAGTCGTCCAGACACCTGGGTTCAAAAAATGGAACCTAGATCACTAGGTTCCAACAAGGAGAACCTGGATTTTTGGCTGGAAGCCAACAATGAACATGGTGGTGGATTTGgccacagagagagagggaggaagaCAAATTGACCTACCACCTCTGATGCAGCCACCATCATCGTTGCTGGAGAAGACGAATGCTGCTGCCACCacaatttctttctctctctggtgcCAAATCAACCCAACTAGGCTGCATTCCAGATCTTCAAACATCAAGCTGAAAGAGATGAGCAATGGGGAAACCCTATCATGATGGTACTGTTTCCCCATTGCTGCAACATGTCGTGATGGGGAAACATCATCTTCAATCTCAATCCCTCTGATCTCTCTGTTCAGCGGCACATCACTCTTTGTCCCTGCATCATGTCCTTTACTACATTGGTTGGTGGTGACAACAGTGGTTGACGGTCAACTGAGTttaacaagagagagagagagaaagaagggagGGGGGAGGTAAGTTTGGCCTGCTGACCGGCAAGGCAGaggtgagagagagatgagagaactGAAAGAGAGATATTGGAGAGAGAAAGGAGggtatttagaaaaaataacgATTTTTAGTTAACAGCAAGGGAAATTTCAACATAGTATCAAAAGTCAAGGGTAATCTCTGTAATTTTTTCAAATGTCAAGAGTATTTCCAACAATTGCCCTAAACCTCAGGGTACCTACTGCATTTTTCCCTATTCAAAAATGCATGCAATTGACACTAGAGGAAGACACATACTAAATATAACTCAAACATGGAAAACAGTATGCAAAGAATTCCAGTTAGTTTATTAACAACAGCGATAAAAAGATGTGGTATATCACCTGATACTCGTAAGCTCCAGGAGCTTCATTACTTCCAGCCAAAAAGCTTCCCATCATTACTGTTGAAGCACCAAGGACCAAAGCCTTGACAATATGTCCAGAATTTGAAATGCCCCCATCGGCAATGACAGGCACACCACTTTCTTCAGCAATAGATGAAACCTTGTACACTGCAGTTGCCTAACCAATTTcaacaaaaaggaagaaaaataaataaatggcaCGGTAAAGAACCCTCTAACCACAAATAGTTCTTTACATCATTGACATGCTACGTTATGCAACAAAATAATGTATTGACCTCTTAAGAAGATGCCAGAAGGAAGGAGAACTACGCTTCAGTGGGATAGGAGAATTTATGAAGGGAAAAAGATGATTAGATTGCAAAGTGCATGTGAATAATTCATGCAGATACAAATTCTACTTCAGAAATCTTTCTTTAAACATGCAGTTCACCAAGTTATATTTCTTATGTGTGCTTCCAACAAACAGTTATTATCAAAAAAGGAGCCGCGCACTTTACAATTTATAGGCATGGCAGGTGCATAGACATATATGCATCCCAGGCATAGTTTCAGGGCTAGCTGCCACAATCAATTTCATTCTGCTGGATAATTCAGGTGAGACAATTAGCACCATAGGCATATTGTACAGATTAATTCCTATCCCACCATCACTTCCCATATCCCCACTGCCCTCCCCAACCAAAGGGGTTAATAATTTCAGAAAATGGACGTTTTTGAAACCGTTATGTAGCTTTTGACTAATTGCAGTGCTGTTAATATGAAAAAGCGCTGAGAAACATGGAAAATTTACAGTAGCAATGTGAACATATTGtgattgataataaattttaccTGTCCTCGGCCCACAGCACAAACCTCTTGCGTGGTGCAAATGGAGCCAGACCCCATCCCAACTCTCAACCCATCAACTCCAGCCTGAATCAAATTCTGCGCCTGATATTTGGTCACAACATTCCCGCCAATCACATCCAACTCTGGATACGTCTTCTTCATGTACTTGATCATTTCCATTTCGTATATTGAATTTCCTTGAGAACTATCCACTACCACCACATTCACCCCAGCCTTCACCAAATGCTCCAACCTTTCTTTATCCGTTTCCCGCGTCCCAATGGCCGCCCCGACCAAGAATTTCCCGTCAGGCCCAATAGATGGCGCCCCCAGCTTTGGAAACCCCCGAATTCTCTTCACATCCTCTGCAGTTACCAAATTCACCACTTCCCCTCCGTCTTCATCATTCACCAAAGGCACAAATTCGAGATCTTTCGCCGCCAAATACGCGGCAACTTCCTCGAAATGGTAGTTCGAGGACGCCGAAACCAGCGATTTGAGCATGTAATCAGAAACCCTGGCGTCTTTGTCAGTCAAGAACTCCCAATCGGACTTGGCGACCACGCCTAAGAGCTTGGACTTGCTGGTTCCGGACTCGGTAACCAGAACGCAGGGCGACGAACCAAATTCATCGAGTGAATTGACGGAATCGGAAGGCGATTTGAAAACGAGATCGGAGTGTAAGGGGAGGCGGTGAGACTTGGCAGCGCGGACGATGGAGGCCTGGCGGGAGGCGGCGTTGTTGGAGTGGACGATGCCAATGCCGCCGAAAGCGGCCATGGAGACGGCCATGGCAGTCTCAGTGACGGTGTCCATGGGGGAGGAGACGCAAGGGATGGAGAGGCGGAGGTTGCGGCTGAGCTTAGTGGACAGCTGGACGGCGTCGGCGGGGAAGTCGATGTAGTGGGGGAGGAAGATGACATCGTCGTAGGTGTAGGAGTAGCCCTGGTTAAAAAGCCTCTCGGCCGGAAAGCCGTCGTCGATCGGAGCTCCAACCATGGTGCCGCCGGTGTtacagagagggagagggggagCTAGGGTTCTTGAATTTGCTTCCACAAAattatctaaagaaaatgataaatctgTTCCCGCCCTTTGCTTGGATAGTTCGATTTTCTCCAACGCTTCGCACTCACGCAACAGTGCTCCGCggtataacataaaataaaataaagctaaaatctattaaaaactctatttcttattattttgtctaaaaaaactttaaattattaaaaactacttataatttctcaattaatcttaaataattatacacacttctattattataaattaattaattaaaaataaaaatatgaaacttATCCTTTACCAAGATCCAAATGATTtgagagaaatttttaaaaaaatatagtcaCTAATTTTATTTAGTTCCTAAACTCaaacaaaatctcaatttaaCTTCAAATCAATTAGTTCATAACTTAAAAGTGAAATTTAGTTTATCtttgaattataaaaacaaattagtttCTAATTTATCTTCAAATCATGGAAGCGAATTAGTTTTCaaagaattgaatttttattaaatttttttctttagtaagtacaatttttaatttaattttgtaaatatacaattctttaaattttcttattttttccttaaatatgattttttattcaattttcaaataCTAATAACCTTCAAGGAAGGATTTTCCAGAAGCAACTAGTGCATTAATAATCCTAGAAAGAACATTTCTTTTAGGAAGACCTTGTCGAGATCGAAACATATCCCTTTGAGAAATCATCATCCATCCGTCATTTGTTCAAAACCAACTTTCTAGACCTATATATCATGATTTCTCCCTGGTTAAGCTATGCTCCCAAAAAGAGTCCAAGGAGACACATCTTCTACCTACATTACCCCACACTTGCCATATAATAGTGCGACTCACTTGTTTTACGCCCTTTTCTTTCTAGAAAACCTTCCCTACTGGGGGGTGTTCTCTCGAAGTCCTTTTTGAGTTTAACTTCAAGAAAACACCGTGGATGGGGGAGGTGTATCACATTTTCTCCGAAAAGAGCATTGCATCCTCGTATGCACATGTCACGTGTTTTTATCCTTttaatgcctataaatagccacTAAGTCCTTAGTTTCGAGGGacaataagaaagaaaaagtagCGCAAGATTGAGAGAATAAACCAAGACAAACACAAGCTCTCACAATTGAGCTTACACTGTTAGCAATTTCGAACACCCCTCTTACTCATATGTTTTCCCACATGACATCTTTATTGATGCACTTTGCATTCTATGGAGACTccatctaacttaagcatccaAGGGCCTAAGTTGGAGAAATCCCCACATGCCTCTGACTACTTTGTGTCTTGCAGACTTGCTCCCAAGGGGAAAGATCTCCCAATGCATCACAACATTCCTTACCTCTTTGGTTCCTCCATAACTCTCCCAATTGGTGGATTGAGCCTTTTCTAAGCCAATGAATTGAGTCCATCTTGTATTACTTTCTCTTCATCTAGACTTAGCAGACAATGTGGGAAGCCCGAGGGATGCCTCTTGTTATGCCGATTGCtcattgagttttttttaaataaataatttttaattattatattccgACAACAACACTAAAAGTTAGAATTACTTTGTTTTCATAATtcaaagataatttaaaaactaatttgattgtgtgattcaaagataaattaCATTTCACTTCCCTTATAAATTGATtagcttttgtattttttaaataaagtgaaATTTTGCTTGAGTTTAGGgacaaattagaattaatgtttatattttttgctCTCCAATCCTCAATTAATactacttttttgtttttcactaGAGgataagtttgatatttttttgaattgatttataataataatataaataaagagaagatgAAATAGGCGAAGAAGAGTTATTCAGAGGGGGGATAATTTTGTCCattcaatttaaaattagaaaattctatttgcaatcaTACTTTTTGCTTTCTGCAACCCACTttaaatattcctaaaatactTTGAGATAAAAACTCATAGTTGCCATTCATTTAAATCTTTAATGTTCAACCACCCATCATTATTCTTCAAGCACGTTCACTCACTTTCTCGACCACGATCGCCACAGCCACTTTACTCATTCACAACTATAACTGAATATCGCACAAtcactattattcaacaccgAGCATTACGCaaccactattattcaacaccaaATATTGTTTAACCCAATTCTTCTCGCCATAACCAATTACCAGTTACTATCAGCAGTTACTATCAACGATGAAAGATTATTATCCACTATTATTTACATAGAGTTTGACGAAGAAGATAACGAGTATTCCTGTTTCGACAAGAAACAACACAATTTACAACATCTACTACTAgttcaatcacataatttacatatacatacacgagggatgaattaaaaaaataagattaattaaaaaataaaaaatacgccTTGAAACCCTGAATCTCGGGGTTCAGGGGCTAGGGGATGCCCTGAACCTTGGGGTTCTAGGTGTTCGGGGAACCCCGAATCTCAAGGTTCAGTAAGTATGGATTTgggaaaaatcaattctcccgaaccCATGAGTTCAGGAAAAATCATTCTTCCTGAAACTATGAATTTGGGAgaatgcatatatattataactatatattatatacatatatattataactatatacatatatatatataaattatttcaaatatatataaattattctgaATCATTCTGCCCTGAATCTTTCgattgatattatatttattttttcttgaattaatgttattttaattttaattttttgagttaaatgtaaattgtaataaaattatatttatttttatttctttaaaatttatatttaatttatgacattttatcataaattaaataaatttaaattaaataaaatctaacaacaaatactaaaataaaatattattacaaataacctaATGTACGTTgaaaagttataattataataatataacaaataacaacaaatatttCTAAtggtttgaagaagaagaaggttttATGTGCGTGGGTTATCTTTTTTGAGGAATGGTGTTTAAAAGATATGTTTGAAATAGAAACGATtacagaaaataataaatataattataaataataaaatttaatattttatttacattgattgtgaagagtaaaaagtataattgcaaatagaatttgCCTTTAAAATTTTAGGTAGACAAACAGACAGATAACAAGTGATTGAGCTCACTTTTGATTATCTTTTGAGATTCTAAATACCAAACTTCAATAAgtgtacataaaatatatatatatatatatatatatttatggaaGAAACTTGAGTACAGGTTAGTTAACAAGACAAAAATAGTAGGGCCCACACCAAATTATTCTCCATTTGCCACGTGGTGTTGCGCCTGCTTCCCCAACAATTGACAGATGCTACAATTATGAGTTGGGGACTAATTGACCTATACATTCGTTTTTGGAGATCGAATGTATAGCACCAAcctttactattattatttaaaatattttttatatattaatattattatatctaaaattattttatatcaaaattaataatcctatacaataaaatatctaatatgttcttatattaattttaacaattataattattaaaattaatataaaaataataaattaacaaataaatgtGAACACACTCAATTGTCATTGATTTGAGAAGAGATGGAGCAATGATTAAATATGATTTCTAAGTGAGGAGGTTGAATAGTCGATAATTAACTAATTCATAGTTTACTCCTCTATTATTTCTTGTGTGGTTTGCTAGTTCGATATTGTCTTGACAATTTTTGAGCCTGAGCACATCCCAAATACCCATGTGAGAAAAAAGACAGGTAAGGTCTTGTTTCCTAGTAAGTCATTCGATGCTCAAGCTAGTCAATATGCTCAAAAATAATGTAATAGTGATGAAATAGGAACATAATAAATGATGTATCTAGCTCATTGGGCATTGTGTCTCTATATACGTGTCATGGGCTTAGAATGTTAATGTTAGTGTtctaatattagatttagatgacatcttaTTATTTGTCGAGTCTAATGATAATTTTACATGTCATTAAAATGGTTATATTTTCATTCACACATCTTCAATTGTAtgtgaatgagtccctagatgtCTTaataatcttattcttaagttgttaaaaatatattacaaagATCTATAgcacaaatttttttaaagtgaTTCCTAGTTCTAAGATTTCTCTAAAGGGGACTAATATTAATCGATTATAGACTAACACATAGATTACTACCTTTAAATAGTATAAGATACTAGTGATAAATGATGTATGTCACATGGCATATTGCATAATGTAAATAGTAAACATATGGATAGGTGTTGATTGAACATCTGCTGAATATGACACATGTAAAAAATCATATGGTTGAGATGATTAATGGTTTACTATTGGTTTTTAATTGTGTATCTGAGGCAACACAATTGTCTTATATGTCGGTGTCGGAGATTTGTCGTTGAGTGGAACCATCCAGTGTGAAAGGTGTGAATGCTCTTTTATGTAGTGGTGTATAGAAGTAGGTGATTTCTGATGGAATAtgttgattaataattttatttaagaatatatatttgataaatataataaattatgtttgagattaataattaatgcaagtcacaaaatataaaaagaataaataatatgatgcacaacacaatttatagtgatgCGGTGTTTCCACACACACTTGATCCACTCTCTCaagatctaaccacccttgggattccactaaatcaaaatcatcaaaattttcacactagctcactttgaaaactagatacacacataGATTACAATGGATTCTAAACAACCATTATACAAAGGTTTCTACCCTATCttacattgaaaactagattcacctacaTTTTAGCGGTTCTAGGAAATctatacaattctcaataataatttctCCATactggacacaaataagcaattaagaacaaattatacaaggtaataatatttaaataaataaataaataaatttgtaatcttaaATGGAAAAGTTTGGATTTGTcgtagaaaatttgaaaaaaatttctccTCTTGCATTATGGTTTTTttggtggatgtgcaataatatttcgaaaGTCTCGGATTGCTTGGATGATTTATTTGAGTGCGTTCGAAAGCTTTtgggtgctttggatatgcaatggaagcacttggatactcaaaaaatgagtttgggggtatttataggcattttagCTACTTTTTCAACGGTAAAAAATCTGACTGTTATAGTAGAAAAAGTTTaatataacttaaatttaatatatacacTCAAATAATCAAGGGGGCTTGTAGATCAGTTGGCAAATGAGAGAATTGGGCTAAGTTGAGGTATTGGGTTCAAATCCAAGCCCCATGCACCtagttgttaaaatattttttgagatacatatactataaaaatattatataaattaatctaaaatatatttaaaaaatatttttaagagaaaataatattttttataatacatatgataca encodes:
- the LOC127792090 gene encoding inosine-5'-monophosphate dehydrogenase-like, whose product is MVGAPIDDGFPAERLFNQGYSYTYDDVIFLPHYIDFPADAVQLSTKLSRNLRLSIPCVSSPMDTVTETAMAVSMAAFGGIGIVHSNNAASRQASIVRAAKSHRLPLHSDLVFKSPSDSVNSLDEFGSSPCVLVTESGTSKSKLLGVVAKSDWEFLTDKDARVSDYMLKSLVSASSNYHFEEVAAYLAAKDLEFVPLVNDEDGGEVVNLVTAEDVKRIRGFPKLGAPSIGPDGKFLVGAAIGTRETDKERLEHLVKAGVNVVVVDSSQGNSIYEMEMIKYMKKTYPELDVIGGNVVTKYQAQNLIQAGVDGLRVGMGSGSICTTQEVCAVGRGQATAVYKVSSIAEESGVPVIADGGISNSGHIVKALVLGASTVMMGSFLAGSNEAPGAYEYQGNCRVKKYRGMGSLEAMTQGSDARYLGDTAKLKIAQGVVGAVADKGSVLKFLPYTIQAVKQGFQDLGASSMQSAHDLLRSSVLRLEVRTGAAQVEGGVHGLVSYEKRSF